From a single Dryobates pubescens isolate bDryPub1 chromosome 41 unlocalized genomic scaffold, bDryPub1.pri SUPER_41_unloc_1, whole genome shotgun sequence genomic region:
- the RUSC1 gene encoding AP-4 complex accessory subunit RUSC1: MLSPKKSLLCNLNHIHLQHVSLGLHLSRHPELQETSGTMGGGEQSSCSDCPGNYEQVDANSNNPSLKCRCCESHTQQLVTLGLQNQAAQEDFPGLGDGEEVASPCDPPCDLASSSSSSSVSSCSDFSLDDSPVSVYCKGFSREEAKSPPNQPSGTAAEEAQDGQALADQGRTYDGRDANCNPPVLQRPDAGGSPDSLCSSHSLDLQCEEASPGVVVQETSSTCPALDPNCNPLPAPAAVPPPPPAPGQWDPSLSRAPQPQPRASSVPPPVPPRPRRRLQVLSEQKAELPPLPVRLTEPGSGNLCKDTGKKTITSFHELAQKRKRTTPGPALAQARADRSDWLIVFSPDTELPPPSELLSGASGQEPAQPQPHQDCPARPPGCTQREVTTFKELRYRSASTKPKGQLAEQRAEPLPPQPRSAHLPSPPERAVGCDSSGWAPPVPLGGQLLAAPISNHQLKRRRSRPGLQPIAEGQLGDAEEGRLPLRSCVPGEAGPGSGCDKDALACGLGGAGGHHWVPGAVKRGEKTCREARTSPAAAGAAAGAARPGGGSAEGASCCRRGEQKKALLIAISTAVDKIIAHFSTARNLVQKAQLGDSRLSPDVGYLLLHTLCPALYALVEDGLKPFQKDVITGQRKNSPWSVVEASVKTGPNSRSLHSLCWHVAGLAPLSSTRQKFHAFILGLLNIKQLELWLSQLQKSPGVISVLYSPTAFFALSQGPLPHLADELLLLIQPLSVLTFHLDLLFEHHHLSVDVRPLSRRLESPLSPAHHCAQVQGAAQPSPEGAAGTILDEELPPDSLGRAAGAEGSTGAQSQAAAWGLAPGPQVGAALQQTFQQVLRWGDQLSRALLGADAPPETPRPEAGPQDAGAGLGGWWGQLSQASRIYTAPGKDKFPLVWWTKLRPTVVDSSPAQAAGPQASGKEPRGTELQLLQAKAVPELPAPKPSSSTDTSGTSSPEDLLLPAGARAATRPNGPAAGGKLLAASPEPHVSREQAAPSDPQAGGCPASAKGSWLGRLFGATNPSARSFPPSPDTVSARCRRPSSWLSPSTRALAVVVKGLAPERAPAQEQPGRKAPDSAQTHRAVRALCDHTGAAEGHLSFHKGDVLQLLSTVDEDWIRCCHGNSIGLVPVGYTSLIL; encoded by the exons ATGCTGTCTCCAAAGAAAAGCCTCCTGTGCAACCTCAACCACATCCATCTGCAGCAcgtctccctggggctgcacctCTCCCGGCACCCAGAGCTCCAAGAGACTTCTGGCACCATGggtggaggagagcagagcagctgcagcgaCTGCCCAGGGAACTATGAGCAAGTGGATGCTAATTCCAACAACCCCTCCTTGAAATGCCGCTGCTGTGAGTCCCATACTCAGCAGCTGGTGACACTGGGGCTGCAGAACCAGGCAGCTCAAGAGGATTTCCCCGGCCTGGGTGATGGAGAGGAGGTAGCATCCCCTTGCGATCCCCCTTGTGAtctggcctcctcctcctcctcctcctccgtcAGTAGCTGCTCGGATTTCAGCCTGGATGACTCCCCTGTCTCTGTGTACTGCAAAGGCTTCTCCAGAGAAGAGGCCAAATCCCCTCCAAATCAGCCCAGCGGCACTGCTGCAGAAGAGGCCCAGGATGGCCAGGCCCTGGCTGACCAGGGCAGGACATATGATGGAAGAGATGCCAACTGCAACCCCCCGGTGCTCCAGAGGCCAGACGCCGGAGGGAGCCcagacagcctctgcagcagccactcCCTCGACCTCCAGTGCGAGGAGGCCTCCCCCGGGGTGGTGGTGCAGGAGAccagcagcacctgccctgCCCTAGACCCGAACtgcaaccccctccctgcccctgctgctgtgcctccaccaccacctgcgCCAGGGCAGTGGGATCCAAGTctgagcagagctcctcagccACAGCCCCGGGCCAGCAGCGTGCCCCCACCCGtgcccccccggccccggcggcgGCTGCAGGTTCTCAGTGAGCAGAAAGCGGAGCTGCCGCCCCTGCCCGTGCGGCtgacagagcctggctccgGCAACCTCTGCAAAGACACAGGCAAGAAGACCATCACCTCCTTCCATGAGCTTGcccagaagaggaagaggaccACCCCTGGGCCTGCCCTTGCCCAGGCCAGGGCTGATCGCAGCGACTGGCTGATCGTCTTCTCTCCTGACACGGAGCTGCCGCCCCCCAGCGAGCTCCTCTCCGGTGCCAGTggccaggagccagcccagccccagccccatcagGACTGCCCAGCGAGGCCTCCTGGCTGCACGCAGAGGGAGGTGACCACGTTCAAGGAGCTGCGGTACCGCAGTGCCTCCACCAAGCCCAAGGGGCAGCTGGCCGAGCAGCGGGCAGAGCCGCTGCCCCCTCAGCCCCGCTCTGCacatctcccctcccctcctgagagggctgtgggctgcGACAGCTCGGGCTGGGCACCACCTGTGCCTCtgggtgggcagctgctggcggCACCTATAAGCAACCAccagctgaagaggagaagaTCTCGACCGGGACTGCAGCCCATcgcagaggggcagctgggggacgcggaggaggggaggctgccGCTGCGGAGCTGCGTTCCAGGAGAAGCAGGGCCGGGCTCTGGCTGCGACAAGGACGCCCTGGCTTGTGGCctgggaggggctggtgggcaccactgggtgccaggggcagtcaagagaggagagaagacctgcagggagg ccaggACCTCGCCGGCCGCCGCTGGAGCCGCCGCGGGAGCCGCCCGGCCGGGGGGCGGCAGCGCCGAGGGAGCCTCTTGCTGCCGCCGCGGCGAGCAGAAGAAAG CGCTGCTGATCGCCATCAGCACCGCCGTGGACAAGATCATTGCTCACTTCAGCACCGCCCGGAACCTGGTGCAGAAG gccCAGCTGGGGGACAGCCGGCTCAGCCCAGATGTGGGctacctgctgctgcacacGCTCTGCCCTGCGCTCTATGCCTTGGTGGAGGATGGGCTGAAGCCCTTCCAGAAGGATGTGATCACTGGCCAGAGGAAGAATTCCCCCTGGAGCGTGGTGGAAGCCTCTGTGAAGACAG GCCCCAACAGTCGCTCTCTGCACTCCCTGTGCTGGCACgtggctgggctggctcctctcagcagcaccaggcagaAGTTTCATGCCTTCATCCTTGGCCTTTTGAA CAtcaagcagctggagctgtggctctctcagctgcagaagagccCAG GTGTGATCTCTGTGCTGTATTCACCCACGGCCTTCTTTGCCCTGAGCCAAGGCCCTCTTCCCCACCTCGCTGatgaactgctgctgctcatccAGCCCCTCTCAGTGCTGACCTTCCACCTTGACCTCCTCTTTgagcaccaccacctctccgTGGATGTCAGACCCCTGTCCCGTCGGCTGGAGTCACCTCTGTCCCCTGCCCATCACTGTGCTcaggtgcagggtgctgcacagccctctccagagggtgctgcagggacaaTCCTGGACGAGGAGCTCCCTCCTGACTCTCTGGGGAGGGCAGCTGGTGCAGAGGGCAGCACAGGTGCCCAGTcccaagcagctgcctgggggctggccCCTGGCCCCCAGgtgggggctgccctgcagcagaccTTCCAGCAGGTGCTGCGCTGGGGCGATCAGCTCAGCCGCGCTCTCCTGGGAGCTGATGCCCCCCCAGAGACCCCCAGGCCTGAGGCAGGACCTCAGGACGCTGGTGCTGGCCTCGGGGGCTGGTGGGGGCAGCTGAGCCAGGCTTCCAGGATCTACACTGCTCCTGGCAAGGACAAGTTCCCCTTGGTCTGGTGGACAAAGCTGCGGCCGACTGTGGTGgattccagccctgcccaggctgcaggaccTCAAGCTTCAGGGAAAGAgccaaggggcacagagctgcagctgcttcaggcTAAAGCTGTCCCTGAACTCCCTGCCCcgaagcccagcagcagcactgacacctcCGGGACCTCTTCCCCTGAAgatctcctcctgcctgctggagccagagcagcCACCAGGCCAAATggtccagctgctggagggaaacTCCTGGCTGCTTCCCCAGAGCCTCAtgtgagcagggagcaggcagcaccttCTGACCCTCAGGCAGGTGGTTGTCCTGCTTCTGCCAAGGGCAGCTGGCTGGGAAGGCTCTTTGGAGCcaccaacccttctgccaggaGCTTCCCTCCCAGTCCTGACACCGTCTCAGCTAGGTGCAG GAGACCTTCGAGctggctgtcccccagcacgcgtgccctggctgtggtggtgaAGGGGCTGGCACCTGAAAGGGCTCCTGCTCAGGAACAACCAGGGAGGAAGGCTCCTGACTCAGCCCAGACCCACAG GGCGGTGCGGGCGCTGTGTGACCACACCGGCGCCGCCGAGGGTCACCTCAGCTTCCACAAAGGGGAcgtcctgcagctgctctccaccgtGGATGAGGATTGGATCCGCTGCTGCCATGGAAACAGCATTGGCCTAGTTCCTGTCGGTTACACCTCCCTCATTCtgtga
- the FDPS gene encoding farnesyl pyrophosphate synthase produces MSGKGGEREEFLRFFPQIVRDLTEDGVGHPEVGDAVDRLRKVLEYNAPGGKCNRGLTVLAAFRELAAPAEQDPESLRCALAVGWCIELLQAFFLVADDIMDSSLTRRGQPCWYKKEGIGLDAINDAFLLESCVYRLLKKYCGERPYYLHLLELFLQTGYQTELGQALDLITAPISQVDLNRFSEQRYKAIVKYKTAFYSFYLPVAAAMYMAGIDSKEEHDNAKAILLEMGEFFQVQDDYLDCFGDPELTGKVGTDIQDNKCSWLVVQCLRRVTPEQRQILEDNYGCKEPEKVAKVKELYETLGMRAAFQEYEESSYRRLQELVQKHSGRLPPEVFLGLAGKIYKRQK; encoded by the exons ATGAGCGGTAAGGGCGGCGAGCGGGAGGAGTTCCTGCGCTTCTTCCCTCAGATCGTCCGCGACCTGACGGAGGACGGCGTGGGGCACCCGGAGGTGGGCGACGCCGTGGACCGGCTGCGGAAG GTGCTGGAGTACAACGCGCCCGGCGGGAAATGCAACCGCGGCCTTACGGTGCTGGCTGCCTTCCGGGAGCTGGCGGCTCCCGCAGAACAGGACCCCGAGAGCCTGCGGTGCGCCCTGGCCGTCGGCTGGTGCATCGAGTTG TTGCAGGCCTTCTTTCTTGTGGCTGATGACATCATGGACTCGTCCCTCACCCGccggggccagccctgctggtaCAAGAAG gaggggatcGGTCTGGACGCCATCAACGATGCCTTCctccttgagtcttgtgtctaTAGGCTGCTGAAGAAGTACTGTGGGGAACGTCCCTACTACCTGCACCTCTTGGAGCTGTTCCTGCAG acTGGCTACCAGACTGAGCTCGGGCAGGCACTGGACCTCATCACTGCTCCCATTTCCCAGGTGGATTTGAATCGCTTCAGTGAGCAGAG GTATAAGGCAATTGTGAAGTACAAGACAGCCTTCTACTCCTTCtacctgcctgtggctgctgccatgtACATG GCTGGGATTGACAGCAAGGAGGAGCATGACAACGCCAAAGCCATCCTGCTGGAGATGGGGGAATTCTTTCAGGTCCAG GATGATTACCTGGACTGCTTTGGGGACCCAGAGCTGACAGGGAAGGTTGGCACCGACATCCAGGACAACAAATGCAGCTGGCTGGTGGTGCAGTGCCTGCGCCGGGTCACGCCTGAGCAGAGGCAGATCCTGGAG GACAACTATGGCTGCAAGGAGCCTGAGAAGGTGGCAAAGGTGAAGGAGCTCTATGAGACTCTGGGCAtgagagctgcttttcaggagTATGAGGAGAGCAGCTACCGgcgcctgcaggagctggtccAGAAGCACTCCGGACGCCTCCCCCCGGAGGTCTTCCTGGGCCTGGCTGGGAAGATTTACAAGCGGCAGAAGTGA